A stretch of the Pedobacter sp. MC2016-14 genome encodes the following:
- a CDS encoding choice-of-anchor I family protein, translating to MKYNLLFIALFLCFASCKKNDTEETEPEQEFFVNEDPATFAEVGSLDIGDAGAAEISAFDPSTNRLFVVNNGAVNKIDVVDFKDPSNMKVISSILMAPYGGAVNSVAVSNGKLAAAIESTDKQANGLVAVFNISDYAEVKRITVGALPDMITYSPDGKYIMTANEGEPNTSYTNDPEGTVSIISVENNYAVTTINFAGMASQLAALTAKGFRIFGPGKNFLKDIEPEYITISADSKTAWVTLQENNAIAKIDIASKTITNIFPLGFKDYNVTGNEIDPTDDNGVYVAAKWPVKGVYMPDALAILESNGIPYLFTANEGDAREYDAFSEVLRIKNKDVKLDATVFPNATALKTDAQLGRLNITTTLGDTDGDGDLDELYSFGARSFSVWNGLTGSQVYDSKNELDRKCVEATAYDDGRSDDKSVEPEGITVGKVGHKNVAFVGLERADAVAVYDVTNPAAPVFLKILKCGDAPEGVLIIPAKNSPTKKSLLVVSSENDGVLKVYTPETIL from the coding sequence ATGAAATATAATTTACTTTTTATTGCCCTTTTTTTATGTTTTGCAAGTTGCAAAAAGAACGATACTGAAGAAACCGAGCCAGAACAGGAATTCTTTGTGAATGAAGACCCTGCTACATTTGCAGAGGTAGGTTCATTGGATATCGGAGATGCAGGCGCTGCGGAGATCAGTGCTTTCGATCCTTCTACCAACCGCTTATTTGTGGTGAACAATGGTGCGGTTAACAAAATTGATGTCGTAGATTTTAAAGATCCTTCCAACATGAAGGTCATCTCTTCAATTTTAATGGCTCCTTATGGCGGTGCGGTGAATAGCGTGGCCGTTTCTAATGGTAAGCTTGCTGCGGCTATTGAATCTACAGACAAGCAAGCGAACGGATTGGTTGCGGTTTTTAATATCAGCGATTATGCTGAGGTTAAAAGAATTACAGTAGGTGCTTTGCCTGATATGATTACTTATTCTCCGGATGGTAAATACATCATGACGGCAAATGAAGGTGAACCAAATACGTCGTATACAAATGATCCTGAAGGCACCGTTTCTATTATATCTGTAGAAAATAATTATGCGGTAACTACCATCAACTTTGCAGGTATGGCGAGTCAGTTAGCTGCTTTGACAGCTAAAGGATTTCGTATTTTTGGACCTGGAAAGAATTTTCTTAAAGATATAGAGCCAGAATACATTACCATTTCTGCGGACTCGAAAACGGCCTGGGTAACCTTACAGGAAAATAATGCCATCGCTAAAATAGATATTGCCTCTAAAACCATCACCAATATTTTTCCGCTGGGTTTTAAAGATTACAATGTAACCGGCAATGAAATAGACCCTACGGATGACAATGGTGTTTATGTTGCCGCTAAATGGCCTGTAAAAGGCGTTTATATGCCAGATGCACTTGCTATATTGGAAAGTAATGGCATACCTTATCTCTTCACTGCCAATGAAGGTGATGCCAGAGAGTATGATGCTTTTTCGGAAGTTTTGAGGATAAAAAACAAAGATGTAAAGTTAGATGCAACTGTATTTCCAAATGCTACTGCGCTGAAAACAGATGCCCAGTTAGGTAGGTTAAATATCACGACTACCCTTGGTGATACTGATGGCGACGGTGATTTAGATGAACTCTATTCTTTTGGTGCACGTTCTTTTAGTGTGTGGAATGGTTTAACTGGCAGCCAGGTTTACGATAGTAAAAATGAACTGGACCGTAAATGTGTGGAAGCTACTGCATATGACGACGGACGTAGTGACGATAAATCTGTGGAACCAGAAGGAATCACTGTAGGTAAGGTTGGCCATAAGAATGTAGCTTTTGTAGGTTTGGAACGCGCAGATGCCGTTGCTGTTTATGATGTCACTAATCCGGCTGCTCCGGTATTTTTAAAAATCCTAAAATGTGGTGATGCGCCTGAAGGCGTTTTAATTATCCCTGCCAAAAACAGTCCAACGAAGAAGAGCTTATTGGTGGTGAGCAGTGAAAATGATGGCGTTTTAAAAGTATACACGCCAGAAACAATATTGTAA
- a CDS encoding Crp/Fnr family transcriptional regulator, protein MSLYGIFKIEDWNYIDQSILNSLTESEYDLMINQAEQHTYEKGEIIFREGEAPNGVYFIKQGKVKKYFNRGEGKESIIYIAGKGELIGYHSVFSEKNHSHSAATLEVSIVAFIPIEVFFKVKRGSVAFTDALLKALAHDFTVFINLTACKNDTAERRVAVMLILSREKSKAGLVSGSQVEINISRTDLANFVGLSKEHVIRVLAGFKKQDIIKTQGSSIWVTDLEQLVAISKSGH, encoded by the coding sequence ATGAGCTTGTATGGTATTTTTAAAATTGAAGATTGGAACTATATAGACCAATCTATCCTTAATTCGCTTACAGAAAGCGAATATGATTTAATGATTAACCAGGCTGAGCAGCATACCTATGAAAAAGGAGAAATCATATTTCGTGAAGGTGAAGCGCCAAATGGAGTGTATTTTATTAAGCAAGGAAAGGTTAAAAAGTACTTTAACAGGGGCGAAGGTAAAGAGAGCATCATATATATTGCTGGAAAGGGAGAGTTGATTGGTTACCATTCTGTTTTTTCAGAGAAAAACCATTCACACTCGGCGGCAACCTTAGAGGTAAGTATTGTCGCTTTTATCCCTATAGAAGTGTTTTTTAAAGTAAAGAGAGGTTCCGTTGCGTTTACGGATGCGTTGCTAAAGGCTTTGGCACATGATTTTACAGTATTTATAAACCTTACCGCTTGTAAAAACGATACGGCTGAAAGGCGTGTTGCTGTCATGCTCATTTTATCGAGAGAAAAATCTAAGGCAGGTTTGGTAAGCGGCTCGCAGGTTGAAATTAACATTTCCCGCACAGATTTAGCTAATTTTGTAGGCCTATCTAAAGAACATGTAATTAGGGTACTGGCTGGTTTTAAAAAGCAGGATATTATTAAAACGCAGGGTAGCAGTATTTGGGTAACAGATTTGGAACAACTGGTTGCAATAAGTAAATCAGGGCATTAA
- a CDS encoding RNA polymerase sigma factor gives MGAVNLKIFPDDALLPLIKEGNVVAFTELFQRYKHRLFLHAYKMLQNEEEAQDVVQDLFATIWAKGDDFKVTENIDNYLYGAVKNKILDIIAHKKVIAKHVSSFTKDIVQDESAHDKFVEKELRKMIESEISSLPPKMRQVFELSRNEGLSHKQIADKLNISDKTVKKQINNVLNILRTKIRFTILFFF, from the coding sequence ATGGGTGCAGTTAACCTAAAAATATTTCCTGATGATGCCCTCTTACCTTTAATTAAGGAGGGAAATGTTGTTGCGTTTACAGAGCTTTTTCAACGGTATAAACATCGCCTATTTTTACATGCTTATAAAATGTTGCAAAATGAAGAAGAGGCACAAGATGTTGTCCAGGATTTATTTGCAACCATATGGGCTAAGGGTGATGATTTTAAGGTAACAGAAAATATTGATAATTATCTTTATGGCGCTGTTAAAAATAAGATACTAGACATCATTGCTCATAAAAAAGTGATTGCAAAACATGTGAGCTCCTTTACAAAGGATATTGTACAGGATGAGTCTGCCCATGATAAATTTGTAGAGAAGGAATTGAGGAAGATGATAGAGTCAGAAATTAGCAGCCTTCCTCCTAAGATGCGCCAGGTTTTTGAATTAAGCAGAAACGAGGGCTTGTCTCATAAGCAAATTGCCGATAAGCTAAATATTTCTGATAAAACAGTGAAAAAGCAAATTAACAATGTACTTAACATCTTGCGTACCAAAATTAGGTTTACTATTCTATTCTTCTTTTAG
- a CDS encoding FecR family protein, translating into MTNLEAEELFAKIRENIPLSEKEQRDLDLWYLQHGKHASPLRDPIIFSENIEEMDRRFAANFVSNKFKLWSVRFAVAASVILLTYFGLYFYEAKNKENNAVSVYANDVAPGGHKATLTLSNGRVIKLDSAKTGVVIDLNTLSYNDGASVSNTDKSIPSGLDMTITTPKGGEYQITLSDGTRVWLNANSTLKFSNVANATERKVYLLGEAYFEVSKVFKPAAKSGELKSPASKEKVPFTVLTDKQEIQVLGTHFNVNSYPEEPAVKTTLLEGSVLVSVLSNAQSSTAKQSSIKLGPGQQAILKDNKLAVKQADVDDVMAWKNGYFLLYHEDFKGIMDKISRWYNVEVIYKCEPTDIKIGGLIPRTANISTVLEVMEQTGKVHFKIEGRRVTVLK; encoded by the coding sequence ATGACCAATTTAGAAGCTGAAGAGCTATTTGCAAAAATTAGAGAAAATATCCCACTCTCAGAAAAGGAGCAAAGGGATTTGGATCTTTGGTATTTGCAGCATGGTAAGCATGCCTCTCCACTCAGAGACCCTATAATATTTAGTGAGAATATAGAAGAGATGGACAGGCGGTTTGCTGCTAATTTTGTTTCCAATAAATTTAAGCTTTGGTCTGTACGCTTTGCTGTAGCGGCCTCTGTAATTCTACTTACCTATTTTGGTTTGTATTTTTATGAGGCAAAAAATAAAGAAAATAATGCCGTATCTGTTTACGCAAATGATGTAGCGCCGGGTGGGCATAAAGCTACGCTTACCTTAAGTAATGGACGGGTTATAAAATTAGACAGCGCCAAAACAGGAGTGGTTATAGATTTAAATACTTTAAGCTATAATGATGGGGCCTCGGTAAGCAATACTGACAAATCCATTCCATCTGGATTGGATATGACGATAACTACTCCAAAGGGTGGAGAATACCAAATTACCTTATCAGATGGTACCAGGGTTTGGCTTAATGCAAACTCTACACTTAAGTTTAGTAATGTAGCCAATGCTACTGAGCGTAAAGTTTATCTTTTGGGCGAAGCTTACTTTGAGGTTTCAAAGGTGTTTAAACCTGCGGCTAAAAGCGGAGAATTAAAATCTCCAGCATCAAAAGAAAAGGTGCCTTTTACAGTGCTTACCGATAAACAAGAAATACAGGTATTGGGTACTCACTTTAATGTAAATAGCTATCCTGAAGAACCTGCTGTGAAAACAACATTACTTGAAGGTTCGGTATTGGTCAGCGTGCTTTCCAATGCACAATCCTCTACGGCAAAGCAATCAAGTATAAAGTTAGGGCCAGGGCAGCAAGCCATACTTAAAGATAATAAGTTGGCTGTTAAGCAAGCTGATGTTGATGATGTAATGGCTTGGAAAAACGGATACTTCCTTCTTTATCATGAAGATTTTAAGGGTATTATGGATAAAATATCCAGGTGGTACAATGTAGAGGTTATTTACAAATGCGAGCCGACGGATATAAAAATTGGAGGTTTAATACCACGTACGGCTAATATTTCTACCGTGCTGGAGGTTATGGAACAGACAGGAAAAGTTCACTTTAAAATTGAGGGAAGGAGGGTCACCGTACTTAAATAA
- a CDS encoding SusC/RagA family TonB-linked outer membrane protein: MYKIYQTNWYNPPGYIPKLLRVMRLTVIFLIAAIMQVSASSYGQKISLNYKNVDIVKLNQEIFRQSGYYFIHEKTSEKEFKPVSIAVQNATIQEVLELCFAGQPLVYEIKKNKSILVKAKEKSIVDRITSLFALIDVIGKVVDETGSPLPGATVLVKGSSKTAKTNTEGVFTLTRVEENAILVVSFIGYDQQEVKATENVGTIKMVLGAGKLEEVQINAGYYTVTDRERTGNISKVTAETIGKQPVNNPLMALVGNITGLQITQQTGIPGGAFTVRIRGRNSINSGNDPLYIIDDVIYPSTRISGGNTSNILGTAGVSPLSLINPGDIESIEVLKDADATAIYGSRGANGVILITTKMGKSGNNRIDASVAQGYSQVGNRIALLNSEQYISMRREAFKNDGLSPTATDYDVNGTWDANNYTDWQKELIGGNSPAMNASLGISGGSEKSNYRLSGNFYKEGSVFPGNFGFHRASMISNFNIGSSLDRFSASFIANYSHTQSDQLITDLTQYMLLPPNSPSSYDQYDKLTWSNNTVQVNPFALLLQTSDASTDNFVGNISLNYRIVKGLILKTSIGYTTIKRDELQKTPLASYSPAFGFTSANRVSLFGANYNNSLIVEPMITYQSSIGSGKAEVLVGMSAQTNDYQIRTIQGAGFSSDDLMDVIGSAALLTTNQNIFSQYRYTAVYARINYNYESKYILNLTARRDGSSRFGSDRQFANFGAIGAAWVFSEENFIGQNFGFLNFGKLRASYGVTGNDQIADYGYLQLWNNTGTYQGVSALSPGTSAANADFGWETNRKLEAALQLGFAKDKVGLEISIYKNVSSNQLLFQTLPLSTGLGGVNANLPGKIQNTGWEVGLDVKLLKRKNLDWHVNFNLTVPRNKLLTYPGLETSSNAAIYQVGSPLSILKAYNITVNSQTGLYVAEDKNNNGIIDDGDRYLIEFVGQRYYGGLKNSLKYKRFNLDFSFFYVNQKGRNDRILASRTAGGWLASIQTVNQLSDVLSRWQQPGDVSLYQKFTTISANNSLNTSVKNYGNLSVADASYFRLRNVSLSYSLPRRFLSVLKISDAALSIQGQNMFTLTKYAGLDPETQNLNLPPLRTVVMGLNVTF; the protein is encoded by the coding sequence ATGTACAAAATTTACCAAACAAACTGGTATAACCCGCCGGGTTATATCCCTAAATTGTTGCGGGTTATGAGGCTAACCGTCATTTTTTTAATTGCTGCTATTATGCAGGTAAGCGCAAGTAGTTATGGGCAAAAAATAAGTCTTAACTATAAAAACGTTGATATTGTTAAGCTTAATCAAGAGATATTTAGGCAAAGTGGTTATTATTTTATCCACGAAAAAACTTCTGAAAAAGAGTTTAAACCAGTATCTATTGCGGTACAAAACGCAACAATCCAGGAGGTGCTTGAATTGTGCTTTGCAGGGCAACCCCTTGTTTACGAGATTAAAAAGAACAAATCGATTCTGGTTAAAGCTAAGGAAAAATCTATTGTTGACCGGATTACTTCGTTGTTTGCTTTAATTGATGTTATAGGTAAAGTGGTAGATGAAACAGGAAGCCCATTACCAGGCGCAACTGTTTTGGTAAAAGGTAGTAGCAAAACTGCCAAGACAAATACAGAAGGGGTTTTTACCTTGACTAGAGTTGAAGAGAATGCCATTTTGGTTGTTTCTTTTATTGGATACGATCAGCAGGAGGTTAAAGCAACGGAAAATGTTGGAACCATTAAGATGGTGCTGGGTGCAGGAAAGCTTGAAGAAGTGCAAATTAATGCAGGGTATTACACGGTGACGGATAGAGAAAGGACAGGGAATATCTCTAAGGTTACCGCAGAGACGATAGGAAAACAGCCTGTTAATAATCCTTTAATGGCGCTTGTGGGAAATATAACTGGACTTCAAATTACTCAGCAGACCGGTATTCCTGGCGGAGCATTTACAGTTCGGATTCGAGGAAGAAATAGCATTAATAGTGGAAATGATCCACTATATATTATCGATGATGTCATCTACCCATCCACAAGGATTTCGGGAGGAAATACTAGCAACATATTAGGGACGGCCGGAGTAAGTCCATTAAGCTTGATCAACCCTGGTGATATAGAAAGCATTGAAGTGCTGAAAGATGCAGATGCCACAGCTATTTACGGATCTCGTGGGGCAAACGGAGTAATCTTAATTACCACAAAAATGGGTAAGTCTGGAAATAACAGGATTGATGCTTCGGTAGCACAGGGATATAGCCAAGTGGGAAATCGAATTGCTCTATTAAATTCTGAACAATATATTTCCATGAGAAGAGAAGCCTTTAAGAACGATGGTTTGTCGCCAACCGCCACCGATTATGATGTGAACGGGACATGGGATGCTAATAATTATACTGATTGGCAAAAAGAGCTAATTGGAGGAAATTCTCCAGCTATGAATGCCTCACTTGGTATTAGTGGAGGTTCAGAAAAGAGTAATTACCGGCTAAGTGGTAACTTTTATAAAGAAGGGTCTGTTTTCCCAGGTAATTTCGGTTTTCATAGAGCAAGCATGATTTCAAACTTTAATATCGGTTCGTCATTAGATCGTTTTAGTGCAAGTTTCATCGCAAATTACAGCCATACTCAAAGCGATCAGTTGATTACTGATTTAACACAATATATGTTATTACCACCTAATTCGCCTAGTTCTTATGACCAATACGATAAACTTACGTGGAGCAATAATACCGTGCAAGTAAATCCCTTCGCTTTGCTACTGCAGACAAGTGATGCAAGTACGGACAACTTTGTTGGCAATATATCTTTGAACTATCGTATTGTTAAAGGTCTTATTTTAAAAACGTCTATAGGATACACAACAATTAAAAGAGATGAGTTGCAGAAAACTCCTTTGGCATCATATTCTCCGGCCTTCGGCTTCACTTCGGCTAATAGGGTAAGTTTATTTGGAGCTAACTATAATAACAGCTTAATCGTTGAGCCGATGATCACGTATCAATCTAGCATAGGTTCAGGTAAGGCAGAGGTATTAGTTGGGATGAGTGCTCAGACTAATGACTATCAGATCAGAACTATTCAAGGTGCTGGTTTTAGTAGTGATGATCTAATGGATGTAATTGGATCTGCAGCGTTATTGACAACTAATCAAAACATTTTTTCCCAATACAGATATACGGCAGTCTATGCACGAATTAACTATAATTATGAAAGTAAGTATATTTTAAATCTGACCGCTCGGAGAGACGGCTCAAGTAGGTTTGGTTCAGATCGCCAGTTTGCAAACTTTGGTGCAATTGGTGCAGCGTGGGTATTCTCTGAAGAGAATTTCATAGGACAAAATTTTGGCTTTTTAAACTTTGGGAAACTTAGGGCTAGCTATGGGGTGACAGGTAACGATCAGATTGCAGATTATGGATATTTACAGCTATGGAACAATACTGGGACATATCAGGGGGTGTCAGCGCTTTCCCCAGGCACCTCTGCTGCCAATGCTGATTTTGGATGGGAAACAAATCGGAAACTCGAAGCTGCTTTGCAATTAGGTTTTGCTAAGGATAAAGTAGGCTTAGAAATCTCAATCTATAAAAATGTATCTTCTAATCAGCTATTATTTCAAACATTGCCGTTGAGTACTGGCCTTGGAGGAGTAAATGCTAATCTGCCAGGAAAGATTCAAAATACTGGTTGGGAAGTAGGCCTAGATGTTAAACTTCTTAAGAGGAAGAACTTGGATTGGCATGTTAATTTTAATTTGACTGTACCAAGGAATAAATTACTGACATACCCGGGATTAGAAACTTCTTCAAATGCAGCGATATATCAAGTCGGCTCGCCATTATCTATTCTTAAAGCCTATAATATAACTGTAAATTCACAGACAGGACTATATGTTGCAGAGGACAAAAATAATAATGGAATTATAGATGATGGTGATCGTTACCTTATTGAATTTGTTGGTCAGAGATACTATGGCGGATTAAAAAATTCCCTTAAATATAAACGTTTTAATCTTGATTTTAGTTTTTTCTATGTAAATCAAAAAGGTAGGAATGATAGAATTTTGGCGTCCAGAACTGCGGGAGGATGGCTTGCTAGCATTCAAACTGTAAACCAACTATCAGATGTGCTTTCCCGTTGGCAACAGCCAGGCGACGTATCTTTGTATCAAAAGTTTACGACAATTTCTGCGAATAATTCATTAAATACAAGCGTTAAAAATTATGGCAATCTTTCGGTGGCTGACGCCTCTT